Part of the Phacochoerus africanus isolate WHEZ1 chromosome 8, ROS_Pafr_v1, whole genome shotgun sequence genome is shown below.
acgccaccgccacagcaacgtcagatccaagccttgtctgccacctacaccatagctcacagcagcaccttTACCCCATGGGGAGCAAGGCCATGgaatgcatctgcaacctcatggatactagtcgggttcgtgacccGCTGggcgacaatgggaactcttcacaCCAGATGTTGAGGCTGGCAGTCTGGGGGTGAGTGATGAGGGGGAAAGCCATGTCATGTGACCTTTAGAAGTACAAACTAAAGGAAGTCTGAAGACAGAAGGAGCTCTCCCAGCACAAACCAGATAGAACAAGCCAGATGAGTCACAGGGCCAACATGGCGGGTCATTACAACTTACTTGGCAGAGGAGAGCTGGGTGGGAGCCCAGAGCACCCCCAATCTTCTGTGTGTTCAGTATGCATGGAAATTCTGTGCGTTCTCAAATGAAATAcacaagaagacaaaataaacacCTAAAGGTGAAACGGGAAGAGAATGCAAAGGTAACCCTACAGTGCAGAGATGGGTGGAAGAGTGGGGGTTGCTGGGACAGGTCGTCATGGAAACTGCAGTTGTAAGTGCTGTCATGGAAACCACAGCCAGGACTTCTACTAAGGATGCTTCAAAACTATTTTAGGTCCACTGGTAATCATGGTGTTTCACtgatgggaggaggggcaggtagCTGACtccacttacacacacacacatacacatgcatatatgcatacatatacacatataattgtatatttataaatatgtatttgtatataacttaaatttgtgtgtatatatttaagggtttttttggtcCTCTCCTGTGatctgtggaggttcccaggccagagctcaaacctgAACCTTGAAGTtaggacctgtgccacagctgtggcaatgcccgatccttaacccactgcaccaccgggCAACTTCCCAaatgtaaggttttttttctctcgTGTACTTATTTATGCATCTCTTAAACATTTTGGAATGCTTAATTACTTCAGTAATCTGTTTCTCTGATCGAACTCTGCTTGAAAtactaaaataatgataatagtttAGTATTTTAGTGTGTGAACATGCTATACAGTTTAGCTGTTCTTCTCCTGATTGGTGTTTGGGTAATTTCTAGATTTTAGTTACCGTGAACAGTGCTGCAACGAATATCCTCGCCCATGGCTTTTAGCGAAGACATTTCTGTTGAGTGTTTACACAGTTAGGCATGGAGTTCTTAAGTTGCAGGgtttgtgttggttttttttttttttactttttaaaatgttttcaatttatttttattttttattttacaactttattttattttttattttttatttttatgaccgCACTCGTGATGTGTGGAAGTCCCTGAGCcagagccaaggattgaatcggagcagctgcggcaacaccagatcctttaagccactgcactgggccggggattgaaccctcatctctgcagccaccagagctgctctggtcaggttcttaccccactgaaccACATCATGCAttcttgtttatttacttatttttttaatatatggtttGCTTTAGTAGGTACAGCCAGAGAGTTTCCAAAATACATGTACATGAACTGTGCACATGTGAAAGATCCAGCTgctcttctggtttttttttttttttcttttttgtcttttcagggctgcacccgcaacatgtggagtttcctgggctaggggtctaatcagagctgtagctgccggcctacaccacagccacagcaacgcgggatcctgagccatgtctgagacctacaccacagctcatagcaacgctggatcctcagcccactgagcaaggccagggatcaaacccgcaacctcatagttcctagtcggatccatcaacaactgcaccatgacgggaactccagctcttcttggttttgttttgctttattttgtttttgtttttctttttgtttttggctttttagggctacacatttGGCAAtatgacaatgggaactcccaacatttgtgggtttgtttttgttttttctttttggtatatggaggttcccagtctaggggtctaatcagagctgtagctgccggcctatgccacagccacagcaacttgggatccgagccatgtccgtgacctacaacccagctcatggcaacaccggatctttaacccactgagggagaccagggatccaatctgcatcctcatggatgctagttagctttgttaccactgagctacaacagggattcttttttgtttgtttgtttttttgctttttagagttgcactcatggcacacggaggctcccagtctaggggtcaaatcagagctacagctgccagcctacaccacagccacagcaacgagggatctgagcctcctctgtgacctccaccacagctcatggaaatgccagatctctgacccacggagcaaggccagggatcaaatcgacatcctcacagatgctagttgggtttgttccagGCCACATCGGAACCTCCCAATCACACAAATATTGATAATGCCCAAGTTCAGGGATGCCAGAGAGGAAGTGAAATGGATATTTGGCTCTTTGCCCCTGTGAAGGCCGAGTCCAAAATGGAATTCAAGCAACAGATTTTGGTTGACTACCTAGGCCCACTGCATCTTTCATACACGCTCGCCctgaattttcaaaatttccGGATCCgaaaagtttttatttgtattcctACTGTGGAAAAGAGGAAGGAGCTCAGAGAGCTCAAATCGCTTAAATGGCACGGTTAGGAAGCTGCATTGCCAGGTGGCTGTATCCGTGAGGTCTGGACATGAAGCATGGCAACTCAAACCGAGTCATAAGGACTGCTCCATTAACAAAAGTGCTGTCTGTTAGGCAGTGATCGGAGGAAATCAGCAAAGAAAGATGAGGCACCATCCTCAGGCTTGTGGgggttgggtgggtgggggtgtgtgtgtgtgtgggggggggggtgtgtgtgtgtacatttctAGAGGCTTCTGGAAATCTCTGGAAAAAGGAACTGTAGCTGAAGGAGAAGGCTCACAACAAAAACTCTGGCTTTTGTTAGAGGAACTCAGGGATTGAAGCCACTCTTCTTCCTCGCTCTCTGACTTCTGGTGGTGCCCACGAGTCCTGCTGGCTGAACCCAACAGGAAGGTAAAAGGCCTCGTTAGCGCAGCCTCATTAGTCAGCACTCCCCACCTCCCGTGCAGGGTGGAAAGGCGGCATGCGGAGGGACAATCAGAGAACATGCCTGGCTTGGTCAACAGCTGAGCAGTCTAACTCCCGCCCGGCTCCCCCCGCCCAATTACGAAGCCCACGCGCAGGCCCCGCAATCATCGGTTGCCATGGGGACCGCGGGCCTTGCGCGCCGGCTGCGCCGGAGCAAGTGCGAAAGTGCGCAAGCGCGCGCCGCCGACTCGCCCGCCTCGGGCTCCGAGCTGCTGACTGGATGAGGCCAGATGCCTTATGACCCGCTCGGGTCCGAGTTGGAACGGACGCTGGTGTCCCCGGGCCCTTGGCCCGAGCTGGCCCCTTCGTGCATCACGGTGGCCTTTCTTTGATTTTCGGTTTTCGGCTGATTCCGGGACACGTGTGAGCAACCGGGCACGGTTTGGGGAGGAAGGCCCTGGGAAAGCGCGAGGCCTCTGCCGCCCAGCCGTGGAGGGGGCCGCTGAGATCTCTGAGCCTGGCCCTGTTCCCGGGAATCTGACCCCCGCCCTCCTATCACCTTACAGAATTGCTATTTAGGGACGCTACAGCCCGGGTCTTCCCAGTAGACGCTTCAGTACACGTGGGATTGGAGACGTCAGGGTCTGCAGCCATGGCGGTGAACTTTTTGGAGGACTGGTGCCGGGGCATGGACGTGGACTTCCGGAGGTCCCTGTTGGTGCATCCCTGAGGACTGTGGGCAGGCGGAAATTGAGGAGACCTTGAATTGGGGTCCTCTCCCCACTGGGCCCATACTTCGTGCTCAATAAGATTTTTTTGAGAGAAGAGAATGCCAAAGCTGCCCTCATCGAGGTCGGCGAGGGCGTGAACCTGAGGGCTATACCCCGGGCATTCCCAGGAAGGGGGGGCGTCTGGAGAGTGGTCTGTAGGGACCCCACCCAGGATGCTGAGTTTTAACAAAACATGAATGAATTCCTGGATGCGGAGGGGCAGCACCTGGGAGGATGTGGTCCACCTGCTGCAGCTCAACGAGCCCCCACCACCCCGCAACCAGAATCAGCCCCCGGAGAACTGGGCAGAAGCCTTGGGGCTGCTTCTAGGGGCGGTGGTGCAAGCTATCTTCTACACGGATGCCGAGCTGAGTGCAGCAGGGAGGAAGCTAGGGCTCAGGAGCTTGCTGAGGCCCAGGCGGTGGCATCCTTGGTTTCTGCAGCAGGGAGGAAGGTCAAGAAGGAGCCAGGGTGGAAAATGGAGAAGGTGGACGACTGGAATGATGTGGAAGCTGAGGGTGACCCTCCTAAATCTGGGGTTAGAAAAGCTGGAGCTAAAATTCGCTCCAGGAGAACTAAGCAGAAAAAAACTCCCAAGCGGGAATCACTGCCCTGGAAGAAATCTAAAGGCAGCCATTCTCGTGGCTCGGCCTCTTTGGAGGCTCCTGAGGCTGGTGATGCTGAAAATACAGAGGGTTCAGAATATGTCGGGGGCAGCAAAAAGCCCTGTGTGAAGCAGGAATCAGCTCTGAAGAAGCCAGTAGTGAAATGTGCCTGGAAGTTTCCCAGCAGCGCACCTGACGATgctggggcaggagctgggagccCTGGAGTTGCCTCTGAGTCAGACCAAGATGGTGGTCCAGAGGGCCCACCAAAGAAGAAGGCCATGGGCTGGGCCCTGGCCAAGAGCCCTGCCCCCAAGcggaagaaaaagaaggtgagCTTGGGCCCTGTCTCCTATGTCCTTGTTGATTCGGAGGACACCAAGAAGAAACCAGTGGTGCCGAAGAAAGGGCCAGGCTTGGGAAGGGACGTAATGGTCCAGAAGGCCCCTCAGGGCCCACAGCCCGCTGAGTCGCAAGCCTCAAACTCACAGGGTCCAAAGGCCAAGCCACGAGGCTCTCCTCGAGCCTCCGATGGTGAGAATGATGAAAGAAGTCACTTGGGTTGAGTCAGCAAATgggggggaggagcagggggaggtgggggcagaggaaCCCAGGGGGTCAGCACATCAAATAGTGGGCGAGGCGGGCCCCAGTGCAGTGGAGGAGGCGGGTGACACCCTAGTTGAGGTTTTAGAGGTGGAGAGCCCTGACTCCCCTCCCAGGATCCCCTGAAGGCCAACATTAGGGACACCTCTGGGgacaggaagtggcagagccaagccACTGACCTGTCTTTTGTTGGTGAGTGTCTCTGGGGTATTCTCCAGCCACCCAACCCATCTCCGTCCGCAAgagttgggttgtttggggttatGTCATTTGTCAGGGTAGGTGGCTTTGAGGGTGGAGTTTTCTGGAGGCCTGCTCGGGAGTTAGAGATGTTCAAGGACTTCGAACGTTCAAGCAAGTGGGAAAACTTCCCAATGACCCTTCGCCCCGCTTCTGTTCTTGAGCTGTTCTAATTTATCCACAGAACCCCGAAAGCTTTGATTTGGGGGACCACCTGTACCTGAGGAGTTGAAAGAAGACCAAGGAAGAAGTTCTAAGTCAGGAACAACGTTTCTCTGGACATTGACTCTTGACTCTTTTAGGGACCCAGTTTGTAGAAATCCGGCTCTCAGAGGTAAATGGCGTGTGAGATCTTAGGTGGGAagaattctggaggctgggggggGAGGCAGGCATACCCCTGTGGTTTATTCCTCTGCCAGTCCTGCTTTTTTACCTTCTCATAGACTCGCCTGCAGAGATTGGAGCGTCGCTAAGCAGATGGGGCACATTCTAGAACACTCTCCCTTACACATGGGCAGGGTCACTGTTACCTGGATCCGTGTTCGGCTTTTCTCCCCCACTCCCCGATTCCTCTTCTGGATGGTCAGCCAAGCTCTGCAGGGCCCCGCGTCTTAAAGAGTGGGGGGATCATTCGCTCCTCCCGCCGCCTCTGTGCTTTGACTGCTGGGTCAGTTGAGTCAAGGTCTTCGCTGCAGACCTGACTTCCTTGTCCTCCTACTGGTCTTTAGTGGCCATCCGCCAGTCATCTAACCAGAGGGCGGTAAGGTCCCAGGAGTTAGTTTTGGGGAAAAACAATGTCCACTTGGGTCTTGAAAGCGTCCAGTTTTAGGTTCTGTTTGTAAAAATGGCACTTGGATTCCCTTTTGGGGTAAAACCCGTGCGGGAAGCCTGTGGGCAAGAGGAATGATGGGTAGGAAGGACTCTGGGATGATCAGCTCTCCAGCTCTAATTCCATCCGGTGCTCCCAAACTCTCAATGTCTTTGAGGCTGGAGACTTTATCTCATGGTATAGGGAGACAGGGGAATACAGTCTTTAAAGAtgatgttaggagttcccgttgtggctgagcagaaacgaatctgactagtatccatgagaacacgggtttgatccctggcctcactcagtgggttaaggatccagtgttaccgtgagctgcggtgtaggtcataggcgtggctcggatctggcgttgctgtggctgtggcataggatggcagctgcagctccgattcaatccctagcctgggagcctccatatgctgctggttctgccctgaaaagacaaaaaaaaaaaaaaaagagagagagagagagagatcggACGTTCATTTCTGCCCTCTGAATAAACCAGAAAACCGTGTTTCCTCTGTACGTGGGAGGAGGGCAAGGGGCAAGTTACCTGAGCTCAGTGGCTTCCAAACTGTGTCCTGGAGAGGCCCCAAGTGTGCTTAAAGAAGTAATCTGAATCTATTTCTTCAtgcatttaaacaaacaaacaaacaaacaggagttccctggtgggtgagtgggttgaggatctggcattgtcactgctgtggcttggcttccatccctggcccagggacttctgcatgccacaggtgtggccaaaaccaaaaaacaaacaaaagaactgaaaaattgCTGCTTGAATACGTCATAAGCCCATCAGTCACGTCAGATTGTGAAAACATTCCCTTGCATTCAGCAGTTGCTTGCTCTGGGGTAGGTACCCAGTTCCCCGGTCCTCCCGTCCATTGCCTGTCATTGAAATTCCTGCAGAGCGACTGAGAGGAAAGTCTCCAAGTGGGAGAAGGTGGTCCCGCGCATGCCCGTAGATCACTGAAGGATGTCTCCCTTCGGGACTCACAGGCTCTTGTCCTGCCGTGATACTCAGCTGTGGGATCGTAGGAATGTGGCACTTGGTCGTCACATTCTCTCCGAGTTTTAGCTCTTTATGTTCTCGGGGTCTCTCCTCTGACTTGAGTTTTTGTGATAAAAAATGTGAACGGTTGTTAGCGATTCAACTTGGAACACAGATTTCTTGTGACAATCATTTCAAAACCCTGGACAAGTCTGAGGATGCAGAAAAAAGGAAACGGTTTCCCTTTGCAGCCCTTCCTCTCTGTGTGGCACAGTTTTTCTGGGGTCTGAGCGAAACAGAACACAGGGGCGAATGGGCCTTTCAAGGTGATGAAAGCCTGTGGTTCTCTAGCTGCTAAGTTCGGAATCCACTAGGGCTTCATTGTGTTAACAACTTGACACTGTGGTGAGCAAATGTGAATCtatatgttataaaataaagTTGCTCAAACTCAGTATCTATTGAGTCTCTTATGGGTGCCAGTGGTGTGaactgtttgtttatttgtttattttgtctttttagggccacacccgtggcatatggaggttccccggctaggggttgaatcagagctgtagctgctgcctacaccagagccacagcaacacgggatccaaaagctggtctgcgacctacaccacagctcacggcaatgccggttcctcaacccactaagcaaggccagggattgaacccacaaccccatggttactagtggggttcgttaaccactgagccatgacaggaactccagaaagtaaatattttaaacagggAGTGTCTCTGGGGAGGGACCGGGATGTGAGGGGAGGagaatgtctttttccctttgctcctttttttgtgccttttatgTTTTTAGCTTTGCATGTGAATTCTTTTTACTTCTGTAAAATATCAGTAGAGCTTTTATCTGAGAAGCAGGATGATAGgccattttttcccctccccagTATTTGTGTTCTGTCACTTAAAGCCCATTGATGAAGGTTGTCAGGATAATCTGTTTTTCTGGAGGTTTTGGAATAAAGATTCTCCTTTGAGATGTGAACATCTATTGGACATTGTGTTCAGTGTGCCATGGATAGGATAGGTAAATTGGTAGCCTTCcgccacttttttaaaaaaattgtggtaaaatacacataacataaaatttaacatttagcCGTTTTTAAGTATACAGGCCAGTGgaattaagtacattcacactgttgttcAGCCGTCACCTCCATCCATTCATAAAACTTTTTTCATCTTGTGAAACTAAAACTCTAAGCAATAATGATGACTgtccactgccccctccccccagcccccagcaatcACCGTTCTGCTTTCTGGCTCTGTGAGCTTGACTTCTAGGCACCTCGtaaaagtggaatcatacagtattggtTTTTTTGTGACTAGCTAGATTCACTTAGAAGAGTGTACTCAACACTCATCTCTGGTAGAGCAGgtctcagaattttcttccttttaaaaaggaagagcaggaattcccattgtggttaagaaccagtgggttaagaacctgactggtatccaagaggatgtgggttccatccctggccttgctcagtgggttaaggattcggagctgcagcgtaggtcgcagattcggctcccatctggcgttgctgtggctgtggtgtgggctggcagacgcagctccgatttgacccctatcctggttacgtccataggccgtgggtgcggccttaaaaagaaaaaaaaaaaggaaggggagttccctggtggcctagcagttaaggatctggcattgtcactgcagtggggtggggtgggaactagcctgggaacttctgtgtgctgtgggtatagcccaaAAAAGTAATAAGGAAGATTAAAATATGTTTCCTGAATAATATGCATTGTATTGTCtgccacatcttgtttatccattcatccatcaatggacatttgggttgcttccaccttttggcgaCTTCGAATTGTGCTGCTGTCAGTGTGGACGTACAAACATCTCAGAGTTCTCACTTTAATTCTTATGGGtacatacccagaagtagaattactggatcatgtggtaattctatctttaattttttgaggaagggcCATACAGTTTTCCATCGTGTTGCCTTGATTTCAAAACGCCAGCCTAGGTATACCCTCTTCTGCCAACCTGTAGTAGCAGAGGGGCTCAACCATGTGGCAGAAACTTCTCCAGCCCATCTGCTGCCCGTCTGCTCCAGTTTCACTGTGAGACTTATGGGAGCCTGGGACAGACTTTGTCAGCATAATCCAGTGTAATAGATGACTTTCATGCCTATTTTAAATTTGAGGTGTTCTCCTGATACCCTTTGTTTATGGGAAAAATGTGAGCAGTTGTTAGGTAGTGTTAAAAATTCAATgctgctataaaaaaagaat
Proteins encoded:
- the PNMA8A gene encoding paraneoplastic antigen-like protein 8A, encoding MNEFLDAEGQHLGGCGPPAAAQRAPTTPQPESAPGELGRSLGAASRGGGASYLLHGCRAECSREEARAQELAEAQAVASLVSAAGRKVKKEPGWKMEKVDDWNDVEAEGDPPKSGVRKAGAKIRSRRTKQKKTPKRESLPWKKSKGSHSRGSASLEAPEAGDAENTEGSEYVGGSKKPCVKQESALKKPVVKCAWKFPSSAPDDAGAGAGSPGVASESDQDGGPEGPPKKKAMGWALAKSPAPKRKKKKVSLGPVSYVLVDSEDTKKKPVVPKKGPGLGRDVMVQKAPQGPQPAESQASNSQGPKAKPRGSPRASDEPRKL